The following coding sequences lie in one Drosophila sulfurigaster albostrigata strain 15112-1811.04 chromosome 2R, ASM2355843v2, whole genome shotgun sequence genomic window:
- the LOC133838377 gene encoding protein ABHD11 gives MVLKHFTRNLVALRFTVLGRSYSSGDQSIQTVKMDYAVYKMPHSQLKQPPILLMHGLSASRTNWRRVSRKIAKRGSRPVIAVDARNHGKSAHSPQHTPKHLAADAAAFIKSHKLNRIVALGHSMGGRALMTLALTQPEMVERAIFVDITPGHLPDEILNMSNIFKTMIEVVETIPKKFTLSEGRKFIVPSFIKLVKNDLDLILVIHNLRKTESGDFDWRSNPQAILNGWQETMIDYEKTISGLGPYQGETLLIAALKTKFVTSDNVKIMNRYFPNLRVEYLDSEHKVHMEQPEKFVNLVVDFTKT, from the coding sequence ATGGTTCTTAAGCACTTCACACGTAATTTGGTGGCGCTGCGATTCACAGTTTTGGGACGTAGTTACAGTTCTGGAGATCAATCTATTCAGACAGTTAAAATGGATTACGCTGTGTATAAGATGCCTCATAGTCAATTAAAGCAACCTCCGATATTGCTAATGCATGGTCTAAGCGCATCCCGAACCAATTGGCGTCGTGTTAGCCGAAAAATAGCTAAGCGAGGATCACGGCCTGTCATTGCTGTTGATGCACGAAATCACGGCAAGAGCGCTCATAGCCCGCAACACACACCAAAGCATTTGGCCGCTGATGCGGCAGCGTTCATTAAGAGCCATAAGTTAAATCGCATAGTAGCACTAGGACATAGCATGGGCGGGAGGGCGTTAATGACACTGGCGTTGACTCAGCCTGAGATGGTGGAGCGCGCCATTTTTGTGGATATCACTCCTGGACATCTCCCAGATGAAATCTTAAATATGTCGAACATATTTAAGACAATGATTGAGGTGGTCGAGACCATTCCTAAAAAGTTCACTCTGTCAGAAGGTCGCAAGTTTATAGTACCTTCTTTCATTAAACTTGTGAAAAATGATCTGGATTTAATTCTGGTTATTCATAACCTAAGGAAGACTGAGTCAGGTGATTTCGACTGGCGATCAAATCCCCAGGCAATTCTCAATGGGTGGCAGGAAACAATGATTGATTATGAGAAAACGATTTCAGGACTGGGGCCATATCAGGGGGAGACTCTTCTCATTGCGGCTTTGAAAACTAAGTTTGTGACATCGGACAATGTGAAAATTATGAATAGGTACTTTCCCAATTTACGTGTAGAGTATTTGGATTCAGAGCACAAAGTTCATATGGAGCAACCAGAGAAATTCGTCAATCTAGTTGTAGACTTCACTAAGACCTAA